The following coding sequences are from one Kosakonia sp. H02 window:
- a CDS encoding ABC transporter permease, which produces MPTTLFLRRLRRSPAAFTGLIILLLLLLVALFAPWLAPHDPNWQDAASRLQAPDAQHWLGTDSYGRDLLSRLLYGARPAFGLVALVTLITLPGGLLVGILSGYYGGWVERVLMRFTDVVMSMPRLILAFAFVAMLGPGLVNGALALALTTWPAYARQARSEIQRLRHSDYLAAAEMMGISGWRLLLGHILPLCLPSAIVRLALDLAGIILAAAGLGFLGLGARPPMAEWGAMIADGMQVIFDQWWIAAAPGAVILLASLAFNLLGDGLRDVLEPQHD; this is translated from the coding sequence ATGCCGACGACACTGTTTTTGCGCCGTCTGCGCCGCTCCCCTGCCGCGTTTACTGGCCTGATAATCCTTCTGTTGCTGCTGCTGGTTGCGCTGTTCGCGCCGTGGCTCGCCCCGCACGATCCCAACTGGCAGGACGCCGCCTCGCGCCTGCAAGCGCCCGACGCACAGCACTGGCTTGGCACCGACAGCTACGGGCGCGATCTGCTCTCACGCTTGCTTTATGGCGCGCGCCCGGCGTTCGGCCTGGTGGCGCTGGTGACGCTGATTACCTTGCCTGGCGGCTTGCTGGTGGGCATTTTGTCCGGCTATTACGGCGGCTGGGTGGAACGCGTGCTGATGCGCTTTACCGATGTGGTGATGTCCATGCCGCGCCTGATCCTCGCTTTTGCGTTTGTCGCCATGCTCGGGCCGGGTCTGGTGAACGGTGCACTGGCCTTAGCACTAACCACCTGGCCCGCCTATGCACGCCAGGCGCGCAGTGAAATTCAGCGCCTGCGCCACAGCGATTACCTCGCCGCCGCCGAAATGATGGGTATTAGCGGCTGGCGTTTGCTGCTCGGCCATATTCTGCCGCTGTGCCTGCCTTCGGCGATTGTGCGCCTGGCCCTCGATCTGGCGGGGATTATTCTTGCCGCCGCCGGGCTGGGTTTCTTAGGTTTAGGCGCGCGCCCACCGATGGCGGAATGGGGGGCGATGATTGCCGACGGTATGCAGGTCATTTTCGATCAATGGTGGATTGCCGCCGCACCGGGCGCGGTGATTTTGCTGGCAAGCCTCGCCTTTAACCTGCTGGGCGATGGCCTGCGCGACGTACTGGAGCCGCAACATGACTGA
- a CDS encoding ABC transporter permease — protein sequence MSVVFAKRPLLALLQGLFTLALTLSGLLLVTFSLSAFSPVDRVLQIVGDHASQSTYDQVRHHLGLDRPLPVQFWHYLVDLAHGDLGTASATGQPVLQDLLAAFPATLELATLALVVGSVLGVMAGVLCARFKGSAGDLAVRTFTLLGNSVPIFWLGLLMLALFYARLQWSAGPGRLDDIYQYTVTPQTGFALIDTWLSGDREAFKNALSHLLLPVLLLAYYSLASITRLTRSACLGEMNKEYILLARAKGAGEMTILLRHVLPNIRGTLLTVIALAYTSMLEGAVLTETVFSWPGIGRYLTTALFAGDTTAIMGGTLVIGVCFVLINNLTDLLVRLTDPRVR from the coding sequence ATGTCTGTGGTTTTCGCTAAACGCCCGCTGCTTGCGCTATTGCAAGGGCTGTTCACTCTCGCCCTCACCCTGTCTGGCCTGCTGCTGGTCACCTTTTCGCTGTCGGCCTTCTCGCCTGTCGATCGGGTGCTGCAAATCGTCGGCGATCATGCCAGCCAGTCTACCTACGATCAGGTTCGCCACCATCTCGGGCTGGACAGGCCATTGCCGGTGCAGTTCTGGCACTACCTTGTGGATCTGGCGCACGGCGATCTCGGCACTGCCAGCGCCACCGGGCAACCGGTATTGCAGGATTTACTCGCCGCCTTTCCGGCGACCCTTGAACTGGCGACGCTGGCACTGGTGGTTGGCTCCGTACTTGGCGTGATGGCTGGCGTGCTGTGTGCGCGGTTTAAAGGCTCGGCGGGAGATTTGGCGGTGCGCACCTTTACCCTGCTGGGTAATTCGGTGCCGATTTTCTGGCTCGGCCTGCTGATGCTGGCGCTATTTTACGCCCGCCTGCAATGGAGCGCCGGGCCAGGCAGGCTCGACGATATCTACCAGTACACGGTAACGCCGCAAACCGGTTTTGCACTGATCGACACCTGGCTTTCCGGCGATCGCGAAGCGTTTAAAAATGCCCTCAGCCATTTGCTGCTGCCGGTATTGCTGCTGGCCTACTATTCGCTGGCGAGCATTACCCGCCTGACCCGCTCAGCCTGCCTTGGCGAGATGAACAAAGAGTACATTTTGCTGGCGCGGGCGAAAGGCGCAGGCGAGATGACCATTTTGCTGCGCCATGTGCTGCCGAACATTCGCGGTACGCTGCTGACGGTGATTGCGCTGGCTTACACCAGCATGCTCGAAGGCGCGGTGCTGACCGAAACAGTCTTCTCCTGGCCGGGAATTGGCCGCTATCTCACTACCGCGCTGTTTGCTGGCGATACCACGGCGATTATGGGCGGGACGCTGGTGATTGGCGTCTGCTTTGTACTGATTAATAACCTCACCGATCTGCTGGTGCGGTTAACCGACCCGAGGGTGCGCTGA
- a CDS encoding ABC transporter substrate-binding protein, which yields MTKKLLPLVILTLLSAASYAATPPDTLVVAQGLDDIVSLDPAEANELSSIQTVPSLYQRLVQPDREHPEKISPILAESWQADPAAKTLTIKLKSEAKFASGNPLRPEDVIFSYTRAVTLNKSPAFILNVLGWQPDNIASQLKKVDDHTLQLHWTADVSPAVALNILSTPIASIVDEKLVSANIKGNDFGNGWLKLHSAGSGAFKMRVYQPHQAIVLDANATSPGGAPALKNIIIKNVPDPASRRLLIQQGDADVARDLGADQISALADKKGVKVLSIPSAEQNYLVFNAGNSANPLLNNPAFWEAARWLVDYNGITKNLLKGQYFVHQSFLPVGLPGALEDNPFTFDPAKAKAILAKAGIKNAHFTLDVENKPPFITLAQSMQASFAQGGVKVDLLPAAGSQVYARVRAKQHQAAIRLWIPDYFDAHSNASAFAWNDGKSSTVAGLNGWQIPELNKATLAAVAEPDAAKRLELYKTMQQELQHNSPYVFVDQGKTQIVVRDNVKGYQQGLNADMVWYDRVTK from the coding sequence ATGACAAAAAAACTGCTACCCCTCGTCATACTGACGCTCCTTTCTGCTGCCAGCTACGCGGCAACACCGCCAGATACGCTGGTGGTTGCCCAGGGTCTGGATGATATTGTTAGTCTCGACCCGGCGGAAGCCAACGAACTTTCCAGCATTCAGACTGTGCCGAGCCTTTATCAGCGCCTGGTACAGCCGGATCGTGAGCACCCGGAAAAGATAAGCCCGATTCTGGCAGAGAGCTGGCAGGCAGACCCGGCAGCCAAAACCCTGACCATCAAACTGAAAAGCGAGGCGAAATTTGCCTCCGGCAACCCGCTGCGCCCGGAAGATGTGATTTTCTCTTATACCCGCGCGGTGACGCTGAACAAATCCCCGGCATTTATCCTGAACGTCCTCGGCTGGCAGCCGGACAATATCGCCAGCCAGCTAAAGAAAGTGGATGACCACACCCTGCAACTGCACTGGACAGCGGATGTCAGCCCGGCGGTGGCGCTGAATATTCTCTCCACGCCGATTGCCTCCATCGTTGATGAAAAGTTGGTGAGCGCTAACATCAAAGGCAACGACTTCGGCAACGGCTGGCTGAAACTACACTCTGCCGGAAGTGGCGCGTTTAAGATGCGCGTCTATCAGCCGCACCAGGCAATTGTGCTGGATGCCAACGCCACCTCGCCTGGCGGTGCGCCCGCACTTAAAAACATCATTATTAAAAACGTACCGGATCCCGCCTCGCGCCGCCTGCTGATCCAACAGGGCGACGCGGATGTGGCGCGTGATCTCGGCGCCGATCAAATCAGCGCCCTGGCGGATAAAAAAGGCGTTAAGGTGCTGAGTATTCCATCCGCTGAACAAAACTACCTGGTGTTTAACGCCGGGAACAGCGCGAACCCGCTGCTCAATAACCCGGCCTTCTGGGAAGCGGCGCGCTGGCTGGTGGATTACAACGGCATCACCAAAAATCTGCTCAAAGGCCAGTATTTCGTGCATCAAAGCTTCCTGCCGGTGGGCCTGCCGGGCGCGCTGGAAGACAACCCGTTTACGTTCGACCCGGCGAAAGCCAAAGCGATCCTCGCCAAAGCGGGCATTAAAAACGCGCACTTCACGCTGGATGTGGAGAACAAACCGCCGTTTATCACTCTCGCCCAGTCGATGCAGGCAAGCTTTGCCCAGGGCGGCGTGAAAGTGGATCTGCTCCCGGCGGCGGGCAGCCAGGTGTATGCGCGGGTGCGGGCGAAACAGCATCAGGCGGCGATTCGTTTGTGGATCCCCGACTATTTTGACGCCCACTCCAACGCCAGCGCCTTTGCCTGGAATGACGGTAAAAGCAGCACCGTTGCCGGGCTGAACGGCTGGCAAATCCCGGAATTGAACAAAGCGACGCTGGCGGCGGTCGCCGAGCCGGATGCCGCCAAACGTCTGGAACTGTACAAAACCATGCAGCAAGAGTTGCAGCACAACTCACCGTATGTGTTTGTCGATCAAGGCAAAACGCAGATCGTGGTGCGCGACAATGTCAAAGGCTACCAGCAAGGGCTGAATGCCGATATGGTGTGGTATGACCGCGTAACCAAGTAA
- a CDS encoding FGGY-family carbohydrate kinase translates to MSGIIIALDEGTTNAKAVALDARGAVVAKCSRPLTIQTPREGWVEQSGESLLSASLAVLRQVIATVGAENVAALAISNQRETTMGWYRASGLPIGPALSWQCSRSADFCHSLREQGKEAEIKAVTGLPVAPLFSASKMRWLLDALPNGHALAAQGEICLGTIDSWLLWHLTAGQAFCCDYSNASRTQLFNLHSGGWDDNMLTLFGIPRQALPEIRPSSGLFGHTKNLSGIPDGIPVLAMIGDSHAALFAHGLGAPGCVKATYGTGSSVMAPVASAQCDVKALATTVAWHDGERLVYALEGNIPHTGDAVAWMVESTGLNELPEAGLAQALNTLPASVDSTLGVYFVPALTGLGAPWWDENARGLIHGLSRGVKRAHLIRAALEAITYQIADVVVAMRQHSDFALHALMVDGGPTKNEWLMQYQADLLGCPVQRSDVAELSAIGAALLARKALLQIDNEQLRAFLPEHHTFQPETVRHGRLQQRWFDWQNAVQLARAPK, encoded by the coding sequence ATGTCCGGGATAATTATTGCCCTTGATGAAGGCACCACCAATGCCAAAGCCGTGGCGCTGGATGCCCGCGGCGCGGTGGTGGCGAAGTGCTCACGCCCACTGACAATTCAAACACCGCGCGAAGGCTGGGTTGAGCAATCCGGCGAATCACTGCTGAGCGCCTCGCTGGCGGTGCTGCGCCAGGTGATTGCAACCGTGGGCGCAGAAAACGTCGCCGCGCTGGCTATCAGCAACCAGCGCGAAACCACGATGGGCTGGTATCGCGCCAGCGGTTTGCCGATTGGCCCGGCGCTCAGTTGGCAGTGCTCGCGCAGCGCTGATTTTTGCCACAGCCTGCGCGAACAGGGAAAAGAAGCGGAGATTAAAGCGGTGACCGGGCTACCGGTCGCGCCGTTGTTTTCCGCCTCGAAAATGCGCTGGTTGCTGGATGCGCTGCCCAACGGCCACGCGCTGGCGGCACAGGGGGAGATTTGCCTTGGCACCATCGATAGCTGGTTGCTGTGGCACCTAACCGCCGGTCAGGCATTCTGTTGTGATTATTCCAACGCCTCGCGCACGCAGCTTTTCAATCTGCACAGCGGCGGCTGGGATGACAACATGCTGACGCTGTTTGGCATTCCGCGCCAGGCATTGCCGGAAATCCGCCCCTCCAGCGGTTTGTTCGGCCACACCAAAAATCTGAGCGGCATCCCGGACGGCATTCCGGTGCTGGCGATGATTGGCGATTCCCACGCCGCGCTGTTTGCCCACGGGCTGGGCGCGCCAGGCTGTGTCAAAGCGACCTACGGCACCGGTTCATCGGTGATGGCGCCGGTTGCCTCGGCGCAGTGTGATGTGAAAGCGCTGGCGACCACTGTCGCCTGGCACGACGGCGAGCGGCTGGTGTACGCCCTGGAGGGCAATATTCCGCATACCGGCGATGCGGTGGCGTGGATGGTGGAAAGCACCGGGCTTAACGAACTGCCGGAAGCCGGGCTGGCGCAGGCGCTTAATACCTTGCCTGCCTCGGTGGATTCCACCCTCGGCGTCTATTTCGTTCCGGCATTAACCGGCCTGGGCGCGCCGTGGTGGGATGAAAACGCGCGCGGCTTGATTCATGGTTTGAGTCGCGGGGTGAAACGGGCGCACCTGATCCGCGCGGCGCTGGAAGCCATTACCTATCAGATTGCCGATGTGGTGGTGGCGATGCGCCAGCACAGCGATTTTGCCCTGCACGCGTTGATGGTCGATGGCGGCCCGACGAAAAATGAATGGTTAATGCAGTACCAAGCGGATCTGCTCGGCTGCCCGGTGCAGCGCAGCGATGTCGCTGAACTCTCGGCCATCGGCGCGGCGCTGCTGGCGCGTAAAGCGCTATTGCAGATTGATAACGAACAGCTGCGCGCGTTCCTGCCGGAACACCACACTTTTCAACCAGAAACGGTGCGCCACGGTCGGCTGCAACAGCGCTGGTTCGACTGGCAAAACGCCGTCCAGTTGGCCCGCGCGCCGAAGTAA
- a CDS encoding L-fucose/L-arabinose isomerase family protein has product MSRIPQQLTMAVIIGNRGFFPSYLVAEAREQAIALFGRLGINTIMLDETQTELGGVETRQDAKICAELFRAHRDDIHGVVVLLPNFGDEKAVAETLRLSGLNVPVLVQAEEDNLDKMGLATRRDSFCGKISLCNNLRQYGIPFTLTTQHVCALSGEVFAHDLKRFEQVCRVVSSMRGVRVGAIGARPAGFNTVRYSEKLLERLGIAVETLDLSEVFTRIKTLRDDDIRVDEKRRLLLDNADASGIPADKLVTMAKLFVVISEWVVANDIDTTAIQCWTSLQENLGINVCSIMSVMSGQLMPSACEVDVMGALSMYALASANMSPASIADWNNNFGDDRNKCVLFHCGNFASASLESPHMGTADIIGTTVGKENTCGAVHGRLKAGALTYFRLSTDDLSGEIKAYVGAGRSVDDPLDTVGCRAVIEVPNLENLLAWICRNGFEHHVAMNHAASAEILHEAFTRYLGVETYLHQ; this is encoded by the coding sequence ATGTCCCGAATTCCTCAACAACTGACCATGGCGGTGATTATCGGCAATCGGGGTTTCTTCCCGAGTTACCTGGTTGCCGAAGCGCGCGAGCAGGCTATTGCCCTGTTTGGCCGCCTGGGCATCAACACCATTATGCTCGACGAGACACAAACCGAGCTCGGCGGCGTCGAAACCCGCCAGGATGCGAAAATCTGCGCCGAGCTATTTCGCGCGCACCGTGATGACATTCACGGCGTAGTCGTATTGCTGCCAAACTTTGGCGATGAAAAGGCAGTGGCGGAAACCCTGCGCCTCTCCGGGCTGAATGTACCCGTGCTGGTACAGGCCGAAGAAGACAACCTGGACAAAATGGGGCTGGCGACGCGCCGCGATAGCTTCTGCGGCAAGATTTCACTCTGTAATAACCTGCGCCAGTACGGCATTCCCTTCACGTTGACCACGCAACATGTTTGCGCCTTAAGCGGTGAAGTGTTCGCGCACGATCTTAAACGTTTTGAGCAAGTCTGCCGCGTGGTCAGCAGTATGCGCGGCGTGCGCGTTGGCGCAATTGGCGCCCGCCCGGCCGGGTTTAATACCGTGCGCTACAGCGAAAAGCTGCTTGAACGCTTAGGCATTGCCGTCGAAACGCTGGACCTTTCTGAAGTCTTTACCCGCATTAAAACCCTGCGCGATGACGATATCCGCGTTGATGAGAAACGCCGCCTGCTGCTGGATAACGCCGATGCCAGCGGCATTCCCGCCGACAAACTGGTAACGATGGCAAAACTGTTTGTGGTGATAAGCGAATGGGTGGTCGCCAACGATATCGATACCACGGCTATCCAGTGCTGGACCTCGCTACAAGAGAATCTTGGCATCAACGTCTGTTCGATTATGAGCGTGATGTCCGGCCAGTTAATGCCGTCGGCCTGCGAAGTGGATGTAATGGGCGCGCTCTCTATGTATGCGCTGGCGAGCGCCAATATGAGCCCGGCGTCGATTGCCGACTGGAACAACAACTTCGGCGACGATCGCAATAAATGCGTGCTGTTCCACTGCGGCAACTTTGCCTCTGCCAGCCTCGAATCTCCCCACATGGGTACAGCCGATATCATCGGCACCACCGTCGGCAAAGAGAACACCTGCGGCGCGGTGCATGGCCGCCTGAAAGCGGGCGCACTCACCTACTTCCGTCTGAGCACCGACGATTTGAGCGGCGAAATTAAAGCCTATGTCGGCGCAGGCCGCTCCGTTGACGATCCGCTGGATACCGTCGGTTGCCGCGCGGTGATTGAAGTGCCGAACCTGGAAAACCTGCTGGCGTGGATTTGCCGCAACGGTTTTGAACACCATGTGGCGATGAACCATGCGGCGAGCGCGGAAATCCTGCACGAAGCCTTTACCCGCTATCTCGGCGTAGAAACCTACCTGCACCAATAA
- a CDS encoding transketolase C-terminal domain-containing protein, which produces MSNSEHLATVMVNAFIDAVDRGVDLVPVVADSTSTAKISPFMKKFPGRVVNVGIAEQTLVGAAAGLALGGKIAVTCNAAPFLISRANEQIKVDICYNNTNVKLFGLNAGASYGPLASTHHSIDDISVLRGFGNIEIYAPSSPLECRQIIDYALAHVGPVYIRLDGKALPELHDDNYRFAPGEIDVLCEGKDIALVAMGSTVHEIVEAATQLAAEGIDASVISVPSIRPCNKSQLLAALQHHRAVVSVEEHNINGGVGSLVAEVLAEAACAIPLRRLGIADGQYAIAADRAATRARHEIDAAGVVKNARELLAARS; this is translated from the coding sequence ATGAGTAATAGCGAACACCTGGCAACGGTGATGGTCAACGCCTTTATCGACGCGGTAGACCGCGGTGTCGATCTGGTGCCGGTGGTGGCGGATTCCACGTCCACCGCCAAAATCTCGCCGTTTATGAAAAAATTCCCCGGCCGCGTGGTGAATGTCGGCATAGCGGAACAAACGCTGGTGGGTGCCGCCGCCGGGCTGGCGCTGGGCGGCAAAATCGCCGTCACCTGTAACGCCGCGCCGTTTTTGATCTCCCGCGCCAACGAGCAGATCAAAGTCGATATCTGCTACAACAACACCAACGTAAAACTGTTCGGCCTCAATGCCGGAGCCAGTTACGGCCCGCTCGCCAGTACTCACCACAGCATTGACGATATTTCGGTGCTGCGCGGTTTCGGCAATATCGAAATCTACGCCCCGTCCAGCCCGCTGGAGTGTCGGCAGATTATTGATTACGCCCTCGCCCACGTTGGCCCGGTCTATATCCGCCTCGACGGCAAAGCCCTGCCGGAACTGCATGACGACAACTACCGCTTCGCGCCGGGTGAGATTGATGTGCTGTGCGAAGGCAAAGATATCGCGCTGGTGGCGATGGGTTCAACAGTGCATGAAATTGTCGAAGCCGCCACACAACTGGCAGCGGAAGGTATTGACGCAAGTGTTATCAGTGTACCGTCTATTCGCCCCTGTAATAAATCGCAGCTGCTGGCGGCCCTGCAACACCACCGCGCCGTGGTGAGCGTCGAAGAACACAACATTAACGGCGGCGTCGGCAGCCTGGTGGCGGAAGTGCTGGCCGAAGCCGCCTGCGCCATCCCTTTGCGTCGGCTCGGCATTGCCGATGGTCAATACGCCATCGCCGCCGATCGCGCCGCGACCCGCGCTCGCCATGAAATCGATGCCGCAGGCGTGGTGAAAAACGCCCGCGAGCTGCTCGCCGCGCGGTCATAA
- a CDS encoding transketolase yields MNPFSLSVDELEKRARAIRRRIIVLNAESPAGGHTGADLSQVELLTALYFRILNCSPQTKESDERDIYIQSKGHAVGGYYCVLAEAGFIPVDWLSTYQHADSHLPGHPVKHKTPGIELNTGALGHGLPVAVGIALAAKRSNSKRRVFVVTGDGELAEGSNWEAALVAAHYQLDNLIIINDKNSLQLAGSTKEILNTDPLDAKWRAFGMQVTECRGNDMADVVATLESLQPAGKPHVVIAHTTKGAGISFIQGRPEWHHRVPKGEEIELALEELKDE; encoded by the coding sequence ATGAATCCGTTTTCACTCTCTGTTGATGAGCTGGAAAAGAGAGCACGCGCAATACGCCGCCGCATTATCGTGCTGAATGCCGAAAGCCCGGCAGGCGGGCACACGGGGGCTGATTTATCCCAGGTGGAACTGCTGACCGCGCTCTACTTCCGCATCCTGAACTGTTCGCCGCAAACCAAAGAGAGCGACGAGCGCGATATCTACATCCAGTCGAAAGGCCATGCGGTCGGCGGCTACTACTGCGTGCTGGCGGAAGCCGGGTTTATCCCCGTTGACTGGCTCTCCACTTACCAGCATGCGGATTCCCACCTGCCGGGCCACCCGGTAAAACACAAAACCCCAGGCATTGAACTGAACACCGGCGCACTCGGCCACGGCCTGCCGGTCGCGGTGGGCATTGCGCTGGCGGCAAAACGCAGCAACAGCAAACGCCGCGTGTTTGTTGTCACCGGCGATGGCGAACTGGCAGAAGGCAGCAACTGGGAAGCGGCGCTGGTGGCGGCGCATTATCAGCTCGACAACCTGATCATCATTAACGACAAAAACAGCCTGCAACTGGCGGGATCGACCAAAGAGATCCTCAATACCGATCCGCTGGATGCCAAATGGCGCGCCTTCGGCATGCAGGTGACGGAGTGTCGTGGCAACGACATGGCCGATGTGGTTGCCACGCTGGAAAGCCTACAACCGGCGGGTAAACCCCATGTGGTGATTGCGCACACTACCAAAGGCGCGGGCATCTCCTTTATTCAGGGGCGGCCAGAGTGGCACCACCGCGTGCCGAAAGGCGAAGAGATCGAACTGGCGCTGGAGGAACTGAAAGATGAGTAA
- a CDS encoding sugar-binding transcriptional regulator: MSKQDEQRLLVKIATLYYNENKKQSEIATALHLSQSFVSRALTRCQKEGLVKITVVQPTHIFVGLEKAIEQQYGLRQAIVVDVGENPDNAQIKHAIGSAAAHYVETRLRPEDLVGISSWSSTIRCMVDEMHPQNIRAAGVIQLLGGVGPNGNVQATILTQQLAAHLGCPSWLLPSQSIEHSVEERARLVNSPDVAAVVAKFAEVDVAIVGIGELEPSQLLKNSGNYYNEKMLHLLAERGAVGDICLHYYDAAGKAVLSEEEDPVIGMELAQIRACPQVIALAGGVEKRNAIRGALQGNYIDVLITDYPTARSLVQAE, from the coding sequence ATGTCGAAGCAGGATGAACAGCGGTTGCTGGTGAAAATCGCCACGCTTTATTACAACGAAAACAAAAAACAGTCTGAAATCGCCACCGCGCTTCACCTGTCGCAATCTTTCGTCTCACGGGCGTTGACCCGCTGTCAGAAAGAGGGGCTGGTGAAAATCACCGTTGTGCAGCCGACCCATATTTTTGTCGGGCTGGAAAAGGCCATTGAGCAGCAGTACGGCCTGCGCCAGGCGATTGTGGTGGATGTCGGGGAAAATCCCGACAACGCGCAGATCAAGCACGCCATCGGCAGCGCGGCGGCGCACTATGTGGAAACGCGCCTGCGCCCGGAAGACCTGGTGGGGATTTCGTCCTGGAGCAGCACCATTCGTTGCATGGTCGATGAGATGCACCCGCAAAATATTCGCGCCGCAGGGGTTATTCAGTTGCTCGGCGGTGTCGGGCCGAATGGCAATGTGCAGGCAACGATTTTGACGCAGCAACTGGCCGCGCATTTGGGCTGTCCGTCGTGGTTGTTGCCCTCACAGAGTATTGAGCACTCGGTCGAGGAGCGCGCGCGGCTGGTGAACAGCCCGGATGTCGCGGCCGTGGTAGCGAAATTTGCCGAAGTGGATGTGGCGATTGTCGGTATCGGTGAGCTGGAGCCGTCGCAGTTGCTGAAAAATTCCGGCAACTACTACAACGAAAAGATGCTCCACTTGCTGGCAGAGCGCGGCGCGGTGGGCGATATCTGCCTGCATTATTACGATGCGGCGGGCAAGGCGGTGCTGAGCGAGGAAGAAGATCCGGTGATTGGCATGGAGCTTGCGCAGATCCGCGCGTGTCCGCAGGTGATTGCGCTGGCGGGCGGGGTGGAAAAACGCAACGCCATTCGCGGCGCGTTGCAGGGCAATTATATCGATGTGTTAATCACCGATTACCCCACCGCGCGCAGCCTTGTGCAGGCCGAATAA
- a CDS encoding GNAT family N-acetyltransferase, translating into MKIELLLEDKAYDFAGFDCGDEALNTFLQEHLLRQHTGKFLRAYLLIDSQPIPRVLGYYTLSGSSFEKAALPSKTQQKRVPYRNVPAITLGRLAIDAAFQGEGWGSTLVSHAMRVVFLASQAVGIHGLFVEAMNGRAKQFYVSLGFIPLVGENERALFFPTKSIEQLFTDTPL; encoded by the coding sequence ATGAAAATTGAGTTGTTACTGGAAGACAAAGCGTACGACTTTGCGGGCTTTGATTGCGGCGACGAAGCGCTTAATACTTTTTTGCAGGAACATTTATTACGTCAACACACAGGCAAGTTTTTACGCGCTTATCTGTTAATTGATAGCCAGCCAATTCCCCGTGTGCTGGGTTATTACACCTTGTCAGGCAGCAGCTTTGAGAAAGCCGCGTTGCCGTCAAAAACACAACAAAAGCGAGTGCCTTACCGCAATGTTCCCGCCATCACCTTAGGCCGGCTGGCGATTGACGCCGCGTTTCAGGGAGAAGGCTGGGGAAGCACGCTGGTTAGCCACGCCATGCGCGTTGTTTTTCTCGCCTCGCAAGCGGTGGGCATTCACGGTTTATTTGTTGAAGCGATGAACGGCAGAGCGAAGCAATTTTACGTAAGCCTCGGTTTTATTCCGTTAGTGGGCGAAAACGAACGCGCGTTATTTTTCCCCACCAAATCCATTGAGCAACTTTTTACCGATACACCGCTGTGA
- a CDS encoding DUF1778 domain-containing protein, giving the protein MSALKKQRIDLRLSDDDKHIIEEAAALSNQTVTQFMVSSASERAAAIIEAHRRLVLNHESWNLVMDAISNPPAPNEKLKRATKRLQNME; this is encoded by the coding sequence ATGTCAGCCCTGAAAAAGCAGCGCATCGATTTGCGACTGAGTGATGATGATAAACACATCATCGAAGAAGCGGCGGCGCTCTCTAACCAGACTGTCACGCAGTTTATGGTCAGCAGTGCGTCAGAGCGTGCCGCCGCGATTATCGAAGCACATCGCCGCCTGGTACTTAATCACGAATCGTGGAACCTGGTGATGGATGCCATCAGTAACCCGCCCGCTCCCAATGAGAAGCTGAAACGCGCGACGAAGCGTCTACAAAACATGGAGTAA